A section of the Platichthys flesus chromosome 22, fPlaFle2.1, whole genome shotgun sequence genome encodes:
- the LOC133933470 gene encoding histone H4 isoform X3, with amino-acid sequence MTNMSGRGKGGKGLGKGGAKRHRKVLRDNIQGITKPAIRRLARRGGVKRISGLIYEETRGVLKVFLENVIRDAVTYTEHAKRKTVTAMDVVYALKRQGRTLYGFGG; translated from the exons atgacaaac atgtctggacgaggaaagggaggaaaggggctCGGTAAAGGAGGCGCAAAGCGTCACCGCAAAGTTCTCCGCGATAACATCCAGGGAATTACCAAGCCCGCCATCCGCCGCCTGGCTCGCCGTGGCGGAGTGAAGCGTATCTCCGGTCTGATCTACGAGGAGACCCGCggcgtgttgaaggttttcctggagaacgtgatccgcgatgctgtcacctacaccgagcacgccaagaggaagaccgtcaccgccatggacgtggtgtatgctctgaagagacaggGCCGCACTCTCTACGGCTTCGGCGGATAA
- the LOC133933470 gene encoding histone H4 isoform X2, which produces MSISMSGRGKGGKGLGKGGAKRHRKVLRDNIQGITKPAIRRLARRGGVKRISGLIYEETRGVLKVFLENVIRDAVTYTEHAKRKTVTAMDVVYALKRQGRTLYGFGG; this is translated from the exons atgtccatatct atgtctggacgaggaaagggaggaaaggggctCGGTAAAGGAGGCGCAAAGCGTCACCGCAAAGTTCTCCGCGATAACATCCAGGGAATTACCAAGCCCGCCATCCGCCGCCTGGCTCGCCGTGGCGGAGTGAAGCGTATCTCCGGTCTGATCTACGAGGAGACCCGCggcgtgttgaaggttttcctggagaacgtgatccgcgatgctgtcacctacaccgagcacgccaagaggaagaccgtcaccgccatggacgtggtgtatgctctgaagagacaggGCCGCACTCTCTACGGCTTCGGCGGATAA
- the LOC133933470 gene encoding histone H4 isoform X4: MSGRGKGGKGLGKGGAKRHRKVLRDNIQGITKPAIRRLARRGGVKRISGLIYEETRGVLKVFLENVIRDAVTYTEHAKRKTVTAMDVVYALKRQGRTLYGFGG, encoded by the coding sequence atgtctggacgaggaaagggaggaaaggggctCGGTAAAGGAGGCGCAAAGCGTCACCGCAAAGTTCTCCGCGATAACATCCAGGGAATTACCAAGCCCGCCATCCGCCGCCTGGCTCGCCGTGGCGGAGTGAAGCGTATCTCCGGTCTGATCTACGAGGAGACCCGCggcgtgttgaaggttttcctggagaacgtgatccgcgatgctgtcacctacaccgagcacgccaagaggaagaccgtcaccgccatggacgtggtgtatgctctgaagagacaggGCCGCACTCTCTACGGCTTCGGCGGATAA
- the LOC133933512 gene encoding histone H2A-like: MSGRGKTGGKARAKAKTRSSRAGLQFPVGRVHRLLRKGNYAHRVGAGAPVYLAAVLEYLTAEILELAGNAARDNKKSRIIPRHLQLAVRNDEELNKLLGGVTIAQGGVLPNIQAVLLPKKTEKAPKSK, from the coding sequence ATGTCAGGCAGAGGCAAAACCGGCGGAAAGGCCAGAGCGAAGGCAAAGACTCGCTCTTCCCGCGCtgggctccagttccccgtcggtcgtgttcacagactgctgcgtaaaggcaactacgcacatcgcgttggtgccggcgcccccgtctacctggcggctgtgctggagtacctcaccgctgagatcctggagctggctggaaacgccgcccgcgacaacaagaagagccgtatcatcccccgccacctgcagctggccgtccgcaacgacgaggagctcaacaaactcctgggcggagtgaccatcgctcagggcggcgtgctgcccaacatccaggctgttcttctgcccaagaagaccgagaaggcccccaagtccaagtaa